TATTGTTCATCCTAACAAGCTGAGTCAAATTCTAACAAGCTTTTGAGGAACTTAAGCTAACAAAGACCGAGGCTATTTGTAGCTATTGATGATAGTCAAGataaggttggattcaaattgaatcgaattcaaacatAGATTAGTTCAAGCTTAGCTCGAAACCTATGTTGGTCAAAGAAGTTGTTGAAAGTCATCAATAAGATGAACAGTATTATTGAtaggatgaataatattatttgatgagGGATTCaagcttaattttaaaactaaaactttaattcaaatttcacttAAATCAAGTCCAACACCTAACCTAACCAAGTTGGGttgattcaaatccaaccaTATAAGGTCTTACATGCCAATTATTTTGTCATTACATAGTTTTCAGCTTGAAACACATCATCTGTGAAACGGTTTAGCTTACCAATTTTGCTTTTCAAGTATTGATAATAACATGCATAAAATCATATGttaataagagtaatattacgttaactaataaaatatgtaCTAACATTGACGTCTTAAATAGACTTTCACGTTTTGTTGATTCAACGGATCATTATTACATAGCATTGAAACATAGTAGTTAAATAGACTTCATTTCAACaataaatctcttaaaattttcaaatgatgatCCACCTTCAACCAGACTATTTGCAGCCTTTTCCTTCACCTTCAATGCATTTTCTTTGATACTTGCGTCGCTAAGCAATTTTGTGATCTTTGTTTGTATTTCATCCTTTGTAACAATCCCTTTCTCATCTAAGGataaatttaaaccaatctTCCAAACTTCACAAATATAATTTCTGTTTTGACATTGATCCGCAAAGTAAGGCCAACACAGAAATGGCACTCCCATGCTTAATCCTTCCAACGTTGAATTCCATCCACAATGACTTACAAAGCAAGCAATAGAAGAGTGAGCTAACACCTTTTCTTGAGCTGCCCATTCAACAATCTTGCCTCGGCCGGCTATTCTCTCTTTAAAACCATCTGGAAATTCGGCAATTGAATCTTTCACAAGGTCTGATCGAACAACCCACAGAAACGGTTGGCCTGAGAATTCAAGACCAAGCGCCAATTCCTCAAATTGTTGCTGATTTAGGGTTGTTGTGCTGCCCAATGAGACATAAATGACTGAGCCTAGCGGTTGTTCATCAAGCCAGTTTAAACAACTTGAGTCCTCAGGCCTAAGGCTTCCAGCCAAATGCCATGAATTATTGGTAGCAAGTATTGGACCAATCGGTAATATGTTGGCAaccaaatcacatgatgatgaGTCCAGTTCATAAAATGAGTTAGAAAGAACCCAATTGGACATTTTCACATATTGGACACTAGAACGCATAGATTCAAAAATAAACTTCTGAATCTTTTCTTTACCTCGGCAGGTCCAAcataattcattttctttccagGGAAGACTATTTTCTGATATTGAGATCAACCCATCAATCATAGCTTTTCCTACATGaagtttaataaattatgagtacAAAACTACATATacaacaaattcaaaaaattgtatACACTTACCATTATTATCCAAAATTCCATCCTTAATCAGCCTTGTAATATGAAATGACAAGGCTAAGCATGCTGGTCCAAAAGGTATAAATGGAGCTCTTGAAATTCCCATGGTTTGGGCAACTTCCAGCGCCCATCGAGCAGATATATCAGCAATAACACATGTGATCTTCTCATTCTCACTTGATTGTTTAATCTTCTCAATCAAGTCCTTCAACTTACCAGGCATAACTCTCAACATGGTATCTCTAGTCTTCGCGAAATCTTTCCGATCTTCCTCTTGTTCGATTCCATCTGCAATTGAAACAAACTTTATAAGTCTCCATTCCTTAGCTTTCTCCGGTATTGAAGCCATGACTTTGGCCTCAATGAACTCGGTGTTAACAAAGGTGACCTTGATTCCATGTTCAGCAATCTTTGTTGCCAATTTCAGAAGAGGTGCTACATGGCCTTGTGCCGGATAAGGAATAACCAGTACATGCGGCTGCTCGCTCATTTTCAGATAGCTTCAATcccacaaaaataaatatggtGGCTATCTATTCTATTTGATATagtctattttatatattgttttcacCTGGATCTTGTCTTCCACGGTTAATGTTTTTGTGACCGTCTTCTCGAAATCATcgatcaaaataaaaaaaattaaaaaattattactaaatttaaattttatttggacTTTAGTTTAATCTGCGAAAAGGCTGTTTGGCGTATTTGACTTTCCCTActgtaaattatattattagaagAGTAGTgttatgcacaaataatatatataattttatatacaaataataatatgttaatatataattaaataattttaaattaaaaataaaataatattcaatcacataattatatataattatttatataaaaaattatgtatttagtattatttatataaagttatgatatttgtttttacataattgttaatttttgcttttcttATTTGATTGTAATTAATGTATTACCTTTTGTACTATTTAGATTCCTCATTAGATTTATTGTATTTGCATAAATTGTACAATTCTTCCTTAATAATGTATACCATTTACtcatcatttttcattatatcaaaGCGAAAAATAATCCTCTTGATCTATTTAGTtctaaatattgaattttcaatcCTAGAGTCAGGGTttcctcctttttcttcttatagTTGTCTCCCCACACATTTGGAAAATTAACAGTTTCACCCGCACGACATAACATTCTCTGTCCAACTTTGTCAATCGACCAAAAACCCTCTATACAACAAACTATAGCCCATGATCAAGCCATCCTCTTTGGCCACGTTGTTGTCCTCTCTTACTTTTGACCATGAACACACGATCGATGCTCTTACTCTCGTTGTTTTCTCTTTGCTAATGATCTTTGTCTCTCCCAGTGATGTTTGTGTCTCTTACTCTCGCTTGTGCTCTCTTCATGGTTAGCCATGAACACATGATTGAAGTACTTGCTCTTGTTATGTTTTGTCTGCCAGCAACATCTACCTTTCATTTTGGTGTGTTCTACCTTTTGATCTCATTGTGCTCTCTTCGCTAGTGGTTTTTGCCTCCCATTAGTGTTTCTTGCCTACAATTCAAGTTGTTAATTCCTCTCTTCTTGGTCATTTGATCCTCAATGGCAGACTTAACCTCTACCACTTGTGTCATAGTTGTCATCAATTATCATTGTAAAAAAAAGTTGGCATTAGCAAAAGGAAAATAAGGagcaaataaatatttgtttgttataagtgttatttttataattttagggatcaattatttatattctcattaaaaataaataaatttataattttaacaaatggaAAATGGTTGTTACAAGTCTATTTCAtgcattaaaaagttttaacgaAAGGAAAAATCTTATCATCCTCTATCATTATAGCTTCTTTCATTAAAAGTAGTCTCGTCACTAATTCTTTTAACAAGTGGAACTATAATGACAAACGACAACAAGATTattctcatatttaaattttttaatgacaaaaattagacttttaaaaatcattttttccttattaaagtcataaatatatttagtttcaaatgagagtataaataatttattactaaaattatgaaaataatatttacaacaatCGAAAATCTATCTTCTCATTATTTTCATCTCgctaatgttaatttttttgtaatgtttGGCAACCTCTTTTTTTGGATCTCCACCTTCTAGATTTCCAACAATAGTAGCCTTTTCCTCCCTTTTGGCACTACCATCCTCTCTTTCTAATGTctctattatatatttcattgttgGTTCCTTCTTATCATAGTTGCCATTGGTTTCTTATCTCATGTCATAGTTGCCACTCTCTTATCCATTTTCTTCTATTGTTGGTCATTCTATACATCCTCTAGTGTCATTCTTTTTTTGTGATTTCCTTATTTTACTCTCATTGGTTGTGAGctaacaaattaattttgaccTAGATCAAATACAAcatttcttcttcctttgtttGGTCCTTTTTATTGTCATGCACCACTACTGTTAAAGTATAGTCCCTCCTTGAATGACAATAAAATCTACTTTTTGGGATTCATTTCTTATCTTGTAACACCTTCAAATATGCTGTAAGGGCATTTTAGTTATTTCCTTTAATGTGTATTCAAATCTAGTTTAagaatgattttatatttgaatttgaattttaggttGATGTACAGTTATGCATGTTGAATGCATGTCATACATTAGCTTGTCATGTGGGTAGCCCACAAGGCTTTCCATGTTGACAAATTGTAGTAATGCACAAACAAGCATCCTTAAAGCACATAGTCGGGCATGGCATTTTATGTAGAAGTTATATTAGGGTTGAAGCTCTATAATTTGAGTGAAGAACTAATATTCAACCTTATCAAATAAAGATGTGAGAGACGGATTTTTGGAGAGAGATGAGACTTTCGTCTCAAAAGGAGGCAAGCTTCGGTTGGACTAAAGGCTTTTAATGAGCAAGAAGCCAAAGGGAATGGCATCAATTCTTCTTATAGGAGTTTAGTTAAGTAGGAATTTGGTCTACCCTCCTGGATTCTTAACTCTTAATAAACCTTTGAAGGTTATATCTCTAATAGTATAAGAAAGACTGAGGATAGCATGGTACTAGTGAGATTAGAGCATAAtggttatgaataaatatattgaGTGTTTTATTGAATTCCATGATGTTGATGGTGATTTTCATCTGTTGAACATG
Above is a genomic segment from Mangifera indica cultivar Alphonso chromosome 3, CATAS_Mindica_2.1, whole genome shotgun sequence containing:
- the LOC123210297 gene encoding UDP-glycosyltransferase 83A1-like isoform X2, which codes for MLRVMPGKLKDLIEKIKQSSENEKITCVIADISARWALEVAQTMGISRAPFIPFGPACLALSFHITRLIKDGILDNNGKAMIDGLISISENSLPWKENELCWTCRGKEKIQKFIFESMRSSVQYVKMSNWVLSNSFYELDSSSCDLVANILPIGPILATNNSWHLAGSLRPEDSSCLNWLDEQPLGSVIYVSLGSTTTLNQQQFEELALGLEFSGQPFLWVVRSDLVKDSIAEFPDGFKERIAGRGKIVEWAAQEKVLAHSSIACFVSHCGWNSTLEGLSMGVPFLCWPYFADQCQNRNYICEVWKIGLNLSLDEKGIVTKDEIQTKITKLLSDASIKENALKVKEKAANSLVEGGSSFENFKRFIVEMKSI
- the LOC123210297 gene encoding UDP-glycosyltransferase 83A1-like isoform X1, which translates into the protein MSEQPHVLVIPYPAQGHVAPLLKLATKIAEHGIKVTFVNTEFIEAKVMASIPEKAKEWRLIKFVSIADGIEQEEDRKDFAKTRDTMLRVMPGKLKDLIEKIKQSSENEKITCVIADISARWALEVAQTMGISRAPFIPFGPACLALSFHITRLIKDGILDNNGKAMIDGLISISENSLPWKENELCWTCRGKEKIQKFIFESMRSSVQYVKMSNWVLSNSFYELDSSSCDLVANILPIGPILATNNSWHLAGSLRPEDSSCLNWLDEQPLGSVIYVSLGSTTTLNQQQFEELALGLEFSGQPFLWVVRSDLVKDSIAEFPDGFKERIAGRGKIVEWAAQEKVLAHSSIACFVSHCGWNSTLEGLSMGVPFLCWPYFADQCQNRNYICEVWKIGLNLSLDEKGIVTKDEIQTKITKLLSDASIKENALKVKEKAANSLVEGGSSFENFKRFIVEMKSI